The DNA sequence ttaattttgtggtcaattaacaacTTTGTCGATTTGAATGTGTGCTTGGGGTTTTTGTCTTACTGTAAGATCtacttgcggccaagtttcagcatcctggcagaggcaaccagatttTTGGCAAAAATATCCTGTTACTCGGTAAAGTTTATAATGCCGATGACCTTTAccagggccccaggaccagtggaagcaaaatagccccgtaacatcaaagatccaccaccatattttacagtaggtatggggctATTTTCTGCTCATGTACTCTCATTTCGACGCctaacccaccactggtgtgcgtggtcACAAATGTAGCAAATGTaaatgcctggagtttgctaaatgacattggcacttggattggaaccggtgctttggtcagatgacatgaaaatggagctctttggccacgcataCCAGCAAgccaataaccccaagcacacatgaaaatccacaaagaaatggttaattggccacaaaatccacattttttcagtctccggacttgaaccctattgAAAACCTGCGGTGCAGTCCTTAAGCTCAGATAaatgatatcaaggatctggaaggattctgtaagaaggaatggtctaagatcactCCCAATGTGTTTTCTTAAACaatttagaaaaaggctcagttcAGTTATCCtggcaaggtgaggtattgaaagaaattgaaaacagggttgtcaatcattttgacccctacctttttgagagAAAACAaattattacttgttaaacaaaatctctttctctgagcaattgtattagtataaaataatataatttcccaatattTTTAGCAtagaatatagctcagtatttgaatgatttttgctcatctttattaagggtgtcaatcatttcggaCCCCATTGTACGCAAATGAATGGTTATGCTATGTGACCGTTTAAAGGCAACTTGAGGGCTACTGCATCCTGGGCAACTGTCATTTCGAGTCTTAAGAGCGTATATTAGATGTAACAGTCTTTAATGTTTAATGAAGCTACttaatacataaaaaataaagcGGTGCTCCACATTCTATGATGTTGGTTAATCAATCAACTCAGGGTAATGGAATAGGATTAAGATAGTAAGCCTACTGCTGTGAATGTAGAATACATTGTATTGAAAATAAATAGGACAAGTTGCCCTTAAGTAAGAAGTACAGTAGCTATATTAGCCAATAGTGTGTGTTCTAAGCTGCTGTCCACACGTCTGGAGGGAAGCATCTTACCATGGCTGCAGCTGCTGCCTGGGCTGCCACGGCCGATTGGTTGACCTGGTGTTGAGAGGCTTTGATTTTGGCCTGTAAGTGTGCAGGGGGGTGGAAGTACTTGCACTTCTCCCTGGAGCAGCGCGACTTGATGTAGTCCATGCAGACGGTGACCGTGTTGTCGCTGGTGTCGATCATGGGGCTGTCGCTGGGGTGGGCGAAGCGGCAGTCAGTCTCGCCTCGCGCACAGTTCCCCCGCTGGAACTCGCGACACACCTACAGCACGACAACCAcacagggagggaggttgaggacGGTAGAGCACCCTGGCAATGGACCCTGTTTGACCCACTCAACATGTATTCCATAACGAATGTATATATACAGCATATATCAGACAATAATACGTCCTTGATCTTGTTTGTGTGAAAGTGACTCGATACCTCTAGTTTGTCGGTGCGCAGCAGCTTCtgtgagggggaagaggaggacgagTTGGAGCTCTGGACTGTGACACCGGGGCTTCCAGGGACCATCACTGGGGTACTGGGGAGCATCTCGGTGGGCATCAGGCTCATCCCATGGCTCATAGATGTCATGGGTGTAAGATATGGAGAATAGCTGAGACCAGGGCTTGTACCAAGCCCCTGGTTCATATTGAACGTAGGCTGTGAAATAGAAGGGACAACAGTCAGTAAAAACACTACTACACACCTGAAATGAAGGATCTGAGTTTTGTGTATAATAAACTGTACTTACTACTGAATATGAGTAACTTACTACAGGCTGCATGCTCGTGCCTGGGATCATGAAGTGCATCTGCTGGGCCAGCATGGCTGCTGCTGTCTTCTGCTGGATGAGGTTGTTGCGTCCGTTAATCTCTAGCTGGGTTTTTAAATGCGAAGGTGGATGAAGGTACTTACAGTTTTCTCTTGAACATCGACCCTAGAGTAAGAACACAAAAAAAAGCCAACTATTAGATAAAGAAAAATTCCctgaaccttttactgcagtgggctaaatcagggtcacacagtgttcctaggtagtcttaaacaaatctactttgaaacaaaagtatacacctctcacacatggttatgggcttaaaaaaagaagacatccGTACCATGTCAAATATAGAGttcaaatgtattacattttgagtttgcatcccaatattacacttcatatacatcacagaagactgaaatgtaacaaaattgTTTGACATAAAAATACCAGATTTTCAGCTTTAAAAACATCTTtgttaattatgaaaaatattaataactttccccccatgaggccactaggtcatttgactgcaggaaagggctaccctAAGCCTAACATGAGTATGCATAGGTTAATTCAATTATAAATATGTAGGCCTATTCTTCATAAATGAAGCATTAATACTGGACAGGGTCACTAGAATTCATTGAAAACCAAGGAAAGCATCAAAGACATCCAGTACAAAATGACACAAAAGACCACTGCTGGAAGGAACATAGCCTTCATGAAAGTTTCTTCTTGAGGGTCAACAATTTCCATGTCCTGACCGTGCATTACCCCACTCCTCTCAGACCAAGACCATTCAGCTCACAGGACACGACACCGCGATAACAGGGGAACACAATCACGGTGACATGAATCACGCCTTCACACTCAATATCTTTTTCTGTGGGGACAGGTAGTGAGGTCGTTTTGATCATGCTATTGTTATGGCATAGAGGCAGTACGATTGACAGAGAGGATAACATTGTTCCCTATGACAAAAGCACACAGGGGATGGATGCCCGCAGAGTAATGGAACAGAAAACTGTTTGAAACACTTTTTTGTCAGAAGTGCTTCATAAGTGCTTCTATGATCAGGAGGTAATCCACAGACACACTATGAGTCATTTATGAGAATAATAATGTACAAAGTTGATAGATAGGCCAAAACTTTTAATTTAGCAGGAAATCAGTGGCCTACAGCCTACACATTAAGAGGTGGTCACTGATCAAGTAAGCCTAGTAGTAGGCTCGTGTTCAATAGGCTAATTTTACCTAATGAAGGATGGTTGTGTAGGATGATGAACAGAGGACAAGAAAGCTAGCTGTGACCCACTGCACTATTGCTAACTAGCCGTAGGCTTTAAACCTACCAGCTAAAAGAGGCTTACGGGAAAAGCTGAATGGCCAGAAAATGTCTCTGAGCTTGCCAATGTAGGGAATCTCTCCACACTGACATCCCATCCTCTTTGTTATGGAACAGTAGAATCCAAAGTCCATTCACAACAATTTAGATGTCAGCCTGATAGCGTCCTCTACTCCGCTCTGCTCACTTGACCCGGCAGTGATTTTTAGCCCGACCTCAAACCtattgcaaaatatttttttcacacAAGTAGAGTAGCTCACTTCTGAGTAGCAGGGACCTGAAATAGACAGCAATCTGAACTTGAATTACACTAAAGAATATTTCGCTGGCAAATCATTAAAGCAGTGATATCACTGTCAGTCAAAAGAGTGAATTAATGAGAGATTAGCTGTCTATGTCCTACATATTCAAATGAGGAAATCCTTCAATAATTCATGTCAATGGAACTAATTTCATAAACAGATTAGAGCTACTGAACTCATTTGTGACTCTCCCCTGAGATATATATCAATTATTACCAGGGAACGCCCACATGGACTGCCACATAAGGGAATGACAAACCCTTTTGGAAATTTGCCATATATCAAAGTCAGTGTGTGGATCAGGGTTAAAGTCGAGCTATTGCGTAATGCAATTTGGCCTGACCTCTTTGTCTACCAGTCCTGATCAATTGTGGCTCCCAGACGAGATCATTCGAATAACAACATTTAGCTAAAGTAAAACACAGCATAGTCTACTGCAAACTCTGCATTTCCTGTGCTAACTGAGTCATGCTGCTTATTCAATGAATGGGAAGCAGACAGTGCTTTTGTCAGCTTTcgctgtggacacacacacacacacacacacacacacacacacacacacacacacacacacacacacacacacacacacacacacacacacacacacacacacacacacacacacacacacacacacacacagacttccaTTATATCAATGGAAGTCTATTCCACATTAATGAGACACAGATGAACTGTTTATTCAGCCAACAAAAGAGCTAAAACACAGTTCTGTGTTCTTCATTAACAAAGGTTCCAAGTCCTTTAGGGATGCATGAGTTCAAATTGGCTTTCTTACCCAGGCCCCTCATCTACGTGTCTTCCATTCATGGCAAATGAGAGGGTCTGAATTATTTAGAGATGTGAAGAGCATACATGCAGCTGTGACAAACAACACAGGCTCCCTGTTCACCGCTCACAAAACACAGCCATGCATCTAGTCTCTGAAGAAGAGATAATGTCATCAGTTTGACAAATAGGCTTTTTTAATCTTTCTCCTTGACACCCACAGCATCTTCAATATATACTTTTGAACAATCAGTATAAACTGAGTAGGCAGGTACACTTAAGGAGATCTGTGGAACTACAACCATTAGCCCAATTCCTTCCCCTTGAAGGTAGGTACAGTAATAGCCTTTATTCCTGGGTGCACAACTCAAAAAGAGCTTTAGTCTGTACTCTGGCCTGTCCCAGATAGCTCATGTTATCTATCAACTTAAGGCTCTATTTAAGCCACAATATCCTGATACCCCAGCCTCGTACTCAGTTCTTTCTGATGGCTGCTATAAGGTTCTGGTCGCCCCAGACATCCTGGAGTCTGATGCCAGGCCAGGAAGCTGGCAAAGTGGTAACAATTGCTTTCTGACAAGAGAGCAGAACCCACACACTGGTCTCTTATCTGCGCTTAAAGGAGCGTAATATCCTTCTCAGGTGTGAGAGGATGATAGTTGTTCCTTGGCCAGAATTGGAGACCGCCAGACATCAGAATGGTTTAAGGTTTACAGagagctgcaggtagcctagctcgAAGTGTCTGGTTTAAGTCTCGAATCACAGGTTAGGCTATTTCAGAGGCTATTTCACATGACAACATTTAACAACAGAAACCTATATGAAGACTAGAAATTATCCCAACAAAATAGTGAGACATAGAAATGGGATCTACACTTATACTCTTTGTGCAATTCACAATAAGCAGTTAGAATGTTCTATGGCTCTATAGAGTAATGGGCTGATTCATTAGCGTAGCACTTAAATGAAGGAAAATGCTTTGTGTCGGTGTAACGTTCCGTTTCGAACGCAGCCAGAGGAGGTGTGAATACTGCAGCAGGATAAAAGGATCATTGTTCAGTGAGTGTTAAATGCCTCATGGGAATGGTTGTGGTGGGAGAGCTGCATTTTGTACTCCAAGCATGTGGATTCGTTTGGTTGAGAGCTCATCGATGTGTCAGGTAGCCTAAGTTGACACAATGAGAAACAATAATGGGAAATCCTCCACTGGCTCCATAAGTTCTGTTTATATCCGTTTGTGGGACACTTATCTGGAGCTGATCGGATTTATATTTAATAAAAGACAACATTTGGGACAACATTTCAAagtcaacatgtaggcctatttaGAATGGTCTGTGTTTcactttctcaatctctctcacatGTCTACTCCTTGTCAATAAACACACAGCCTCAGACCATTCATTGTTTACTTACCTCATATTCCCCAGGGTAATTAAGTAGCCTGTTTGTGTCTCCTCTAATAATCCTACAGATGGGCTATAACAAAAACTGCTGAGAAACTAGAAATTAATATGCTAATATACATAGCTGAGCTGTTGTCTCTTAAGCCTGGCTTTCCACTGCAGCGAGAGTGCTAAttccaaacacacagacacacacacacacacacacacacacacacacacacacacacacacacacacacacacacacacacacacacacacacacacacacacacacacactctcccctttccctcctcctgTTTTCCTGCTCTCCCACATCATATCATCTGCAGTGAGCTCCTGCAGCTAGGCCACACGCTCACCCACCCAGCTCTCACACTAACCCAATACTGCACAGCCCACAGCCTAACCCACATCAGGGGGGGCAAAGGCCCACAGCGCACTGTGTGCCACTTCAGCAAACATCAACAGCAACCTACACCACCAACTGCCATACACCGTAATGTAAAAGAGCACGAGAGTCTCTTGCTGCTTCACTGAATCTGATCTTGAGCTGCAGAGCAGCTTCCTATCAGCTATTCTCTGGCTGCTATAGCCCTGCTcagctccagctctctctccaggtggTAGTGGTGAGGGCTTTGATGTCATGAACAGGATGCTGGATGAGCCTGGAATGTGAAAACCGTGTGAGTGTAGCACCTGAACCAACAATCACCAACTGCTCATACTCGCATGCATGAAGGCATCTGCACTCTTAAAAACCCCGAAGGGTTCTGcggctgtccccacaggagaacccttGGAAGAACCCCTTGTAGAATGTAGAATCCTTTTCacatagggttctacatggaaccaaaaagagtctacctggaaccaaaaagtgttctcctatggggacagccgcagaatgcatttggaacccttttttctaagagggAAGGCCTACAATAGCTATCCGCTAATGTGCTCTTTAGATTATCTGATCTCATGGCTTTGTCTGGTAGGCTACATATCCATGCCCAACAGGAAGTAGGTAGAATAAAAACACAACATGCTGGCTTGTGAAGTCTAAATATGGTTCCAACTCCTCACTAATCAGCCAGATGTTGAACTCATTATTTACACTTGAACTTATGATATGTCCATTCTCATTGTGGTTTAATGTAATGAAAGGTCTGGTATAATTTTCAGCTTTTCTGAAGAAGGCATATTGATCCTCTGAGTGCCTAAAACGAACATCTTACCATAAACTATTTTACACACATAGAGTGGAGAGTGGAATAGGCACAATGTTATCCAAGATCCATTTACAAGTGTGTGTGCCATATTCCTTTCCAAGAAATGCTTTAATTGACGCAAATAATATTGACGTGAATATACATTATTCAGGTTAAGAGGAAATGTTGAATCAATAATCAGTGCTTAGGCTAGTAGGGAGTATAAATAACCAATGATAATGACGTTAGCAGCACAGAAAGGTCTTTGGGAAACGCATGCAAATGGTAAGCATACCATACTAGCCTATAGATTTATGTAAATTGAGTGAGTATAGGGAACAGAGGAGGTACTGTCGATGTCTGGGGGAATTCTGGGTCTGAAGCCATTAGGCTTAATACTCCAGTGTTTTCATCTGTACAATGCATGGCCTTTCATGGCATTCAGCTCTTCTGCTCATGTATTTCCTGGTCCTCAACACACTAAAAGGGAGCACATGGTTCTATGGGGCACGGCAGGCTCAGCTGCTGTTTAAACAGTAACAAAACTGCCGTGAATGAGGGAGGAATACAGGAAATCCGAAATAATGACCCTGGGTGATGAACAGGAGCCTCAATTCGCTTTACTTCTCAAAGGAAGATGGAGCAGGTGCCGACTGCTGAGGGAACGGGGTGAATAGGGGTGAGGGCGTGATGTAGCCCCCCCTCATTAGAAGAAAGGAGTGTAGAGATCTCatgtactgtagctctgatcTCTTCATGAGGTGTAGAGTagttctctctgtccatctttgGTTCTGTTACTTTCACCTGGTGGGTTGGTGTGACAGCCGTGTTCCTACTGTGAAATGTTAAGCATTGGTGGAGTTCCATTCCCTTTCACACGTGGACTCGACCCCTGGTCCACCCCTCTGTTGACCTTGGCTCTAGCCCTTAATGCACAGCTGTTCTAGAAGAATGGCAATGGTGGAGGCCTTCTTAATACAAGAGGGCAGTGCTGGATTTACAGGGGTAGAAAAAACTTTTAAAAGTTATACCACTGTTTAGAAATAATTCCAGCTCTATTAACAGAATAGGATTTACACCGGCTTTAGAGAATTTAATTTCACAACGATGCATTATTCATGTTTCACCCACCTAATGCCAAAGTCACCCTTAATATGAGGCAGATGTTCAGTGATCAATTTAcataatataatattaatatgtCATATCACACATTGTCTCAGGTTACATTGTGAGAGGAGAATAAATAGTTGCCTTCAACGTTAGGCTATTTGGAGGAGATATCACAGAATAACAAGAGAAGATTTGATGTTTTCCATTGGAGTAGCCTAAACCCTCCACATCAAAAACAGGAAACACAATACATGATCTACCGGCCAATAAAAGTACAAGCTCACGAAACAGAGTGGCCATTTTTGTGATGTACTGTATCTGGTGGCAGCTCGGTTCATAAATCTTTGTTAGCACGGCAGCAGACATGGAGCGGATAAATTAGACTAATCCCAGTATAACAGCATGTGCTGTGCTATGCTggccaccccacccacacactgaATGTTAAACACCACGCAATAAACAAAACAGCCCGAAATGCTGGGGAGTGGCCTGAGCACAAAAGATACAATTCATATTTGCTCCTCAGTACTGTTTGGGATACAGGTTAAGGGGATTAAAAGTGATTCTGAGGACAGTGCGTGTATTGTCTTTTTGACATGTTATAAGCCTATAAGCTTTTGTCCCGTACCCAGAAGCAGAATAAACATTTGTATTGCTCACCACACTTCACCATTCTGGTGTCAGCCTTGTTTAACCACCTGAAACATGAAGTCTTCAAGTCTCATTTCCTCCCAAATGTGTCAGGAGGGAATTAGGACTAGATTCAGTTTCACACTCTGAGCTATGTTGACAGCCATTCAGTAGGCATGGAATGCGTGTTCCATTAATATTCCTGCTGCTGCTTTCAATATCTCTCAGGGATGTCatctagggctgggcgatatggccaaaaaaATCCTATTTCGAGTTTTTCAAAGTAATGGTTGATTTACGATATATAATGCTTTCTCTAAATAATCTTTATTGTACAATTAAAAGATAGAATACACTGCATGTAAAACAATCAGCAATAATGTAATGAATTTAGAGCTTGTGAAATTATAAGCAAAACATAGCCTTCCACAATCATAAGACCTACTGATATTTTAATTATTTCatcaaaatagtttaacctgctttaaaaaaaaaaaaaatccctgatCTGGATTTTAAGTTAGtctatgaaaatgccctttttgTTACAAATTTAACCGGAACCACGCATAATGCACTTTCACTAATAATGACTGacttcttgtagcaggcattTAAGAAAATGAGCACAGGTCTCATAAACAATCTTTCAAATTTGgcttggcttggcacctaaaacaccTAAAACAATCTCTCAAATTTGGCTtagcacctaaaaccctcacaaacttttacagatgcatctTGTCAGGCTgtacaccgcctggtacggcaactgcaccgcccacaaccgcagggctctccacagggtggtgcggtctgcccaacgcatcaccggaggcaaactatctgccctccaggacacctacagcacccaatgtcacaggaaggacaaaaagatcatcaaggacaacaaccacccgcgccactgcctgttcaccccactatcatccagaaggcgaggtcaatacaggggaaatcaaagctgggaccgagagactgaaaaacagcttctatctcaaggtcatcagactgttaaatagctatCGCTATCAcatttagaggctgctgcctatatacatagacttgaaatcactggccactttaataattggaacactagtcactttaataatgtttacatatcttgcattactcatctcattggtatatacagtattctacactattctactgtatcttagtctatgccccTCTGAAATTGCTCGTCCATAAATTTATATATTCTTCActtcattcctttacttagatttgtgtgaattgggtatatgttgtgaaattgttagatattacttgttagatattactgcactgtcagagctagaaacaataacatctgctaaacacgtgtatgtgaccaatacaatttgatttgaagcacaagcccacgtgctagtgagttgccagctaatctttatacactatgtacaaaagtatgtggacaccccttcaaattagtgttctgatatttcaaccacacccgttgctgacaggttgGCACAttcataggatgccaactttccaacaggtcaattcgtcaaatttctgccctgctagagcttccccgttGCTttaattgtgaagtggaaacgtctctgagcaacaacggctcagccacgaagtggtaagCAACACAATCTCACAGAAAGGGACTGCCGAATGCTGAAGAacgtagcgcataaaaatcatgtgtcctcggttgcaacactcactactgagttccaaactgcctctggaagcaatatcAGCagaataactgttcgtcgggagcttcatgaaatgggtttctatggccgagcagccgcacacaagcctaagctcaCCATGCttaatgccaagtgtcagctggagtggtgtaaagctcgccgccactggactctggagcagtggaagcgcgttctctggagtgatgaattacgcttcaccatctggcagtccgacggactaatctggatttggtggatgccaagagaacgctacctgcccaaatgcatagtgccaactgtaaagtttggtggtggaagaataatggtctgggctgttttcatggttcaggccccttagttccagtgaggggaaatcttaatgctacagcatacaatgacattctagatgattctgtgcttccaacattttgggaacagtttggggaaggcccttttctgtttcagcgtGACAATGCGTGCTAGCCtatccactttgttcagatgttgaaatcaagtggcctactttatttctcagaatgagaatgaGTTGCCAATTGCTTATACAATTgtgttttatgcttattgcacatttgataaaacacagactagacagctagtatagcGGTACGTGGTATCACAATGCCATTCGCCAGAATCAATCTTCATTGATACTCCTGTTTTAGTAGGGTCCGTGCAATCCGGGATATTTGGGATGTcactaccccattgaagttgacgtttaaaatggttaaggttagggttaagtaaGTGTTATGGTTAAGATAAGGTTGGGTTTTTGGGTAGGGATGTGCCAAGGATCCAGGAATTGCAATGACCATTTTAGTAGGCTCTGCTCTTCGCACAATCTGAGGAAttgagacataaaaagggtatAGTTAAAGTTTTTATCTGTATCAAAAGAGGTCTTAGGTGATGGACGCCCCCACCTTGGTGGTGTAGAGCAATGTTGGAATTTTTAAGACAATTTTCTACAATTCTACAAATTGGAGCTCCATGGAGCTGAGAAATGTTTGcggttttaaagcacatttcctgcaaatctacatattttgccatggagctatgagaaaaaaaatcagttttaaaacaaatttcctgacattctatacattttgccatagcTAATGCTATGTTATCTTGCTCAAATATAATATCAAAATCTATACTGCTAAATGTATTGTTTTGGGAATTTTCAATTCTCCCTGacttttggtgattgttagttctcaaagatgataTTATTTAAAACTATATCtgcattatcttttctacataatTTATAGCAGGTTTTAATAATTTAAGTCAACATTGAAAGCATCcccccaaatatatatatttttacactgTTTGGATTTAGGCGACCTGAAAAAACTCTTAGTCCAAGGTTGCCAGTCCAAGGATTTCAATGGCAGAATAATCCCTGAATTAGAAAGGTTCTCCTCtactacagtaaaataatgtatcaatgtgtttcagtgtctaTATGACGATTCTGTCAACAAATGGAGCGGGTCAATgcaatagtccggtggccatttgattcattgttcagcagtcttatggcttgagggtaaaagctgttaaggagccttttggtcctagacttggtgctccggtaccgcttgccgtgcagtagcagagaaaacagtctatgacttgggtgactggagtctctgacaattttatgggctttcctctgacaccgccaaatATGTAGGTCCTAGATTGcatgaagcttggccccagtgatgtactgggccatacgtactaccctctgtagcgccttacgaacagatgctgagcagttgccataccaggtggtgatgacaccggtcaggatgctctcaatggtgcagctgtagaactttttgaggatctatggacccatgccaaatcttttcagtttcctgagggggaaaaggttttgccgtgccctcttcacggctgtctcggtgtgtttggaccatgatagattgttggtgatgtggacaccaaggaacttgaaactctcgatccgctccactgcagccccgttgatgttaatgggggcctgttcggcctgccttttcctgtagtccacaatcagctcctttgtcttgctcacattgatggagaggttgttgtcctggcaccatactgccagttgtctgacctcctccctataggctgtctcattgttgtcggaagtccaggatcccggtgcagagggaggtgtttagtcccagggtccttagcttagtgatgagctttgtgggcacaatggtgttgaacgctgagctgtagtcattgaacagcattctcaaatactgcccttcgctttcttgggcacaaggactccTATGGAGCTTATTAAGGAGTTAACTCATAGGCTGTCTGCCATCCCTGAGAACCCTGCTTACCTCCTCCGGAGAGATATTCTGGAGATCCTGGTACCTGTCGGGGCTTTCTTTCTCAGTGCTTGcttatttttgagctacagccatcttTGTTCCCTTCGGACCGATCGAAGATAGCGTGTATTATCACGCTAATGTTGGGAAGGGCGCTCTCCTGGGCTACGGCTgtttgggagcaacaatccaccCTCTGTTGTCATCTGGAGGAATTCATGGTGGAGGTGAGGAAGGTATTTGAGTCTCTGGAATCCGGGAGCGAGGCGGCCAGTAAACCTCTTGATTTAACTCAACTCccatagtgtggcagactacgagGTTGATTTTCGCTCGTTGGCCGCCAAGAGTTCCTGGAATCCGGAGTCTCTCTTTGATACCTTTCTTCACAGATTATCCGAGGTGGTGAAGGATGAAGTCGAGAATTGCAGGTGGATCTTGACTCCCTCATCACCCTCACCATTAAAATTGATGGACGCTTAAGGGAACGTAGGAGTGAGAGGAGGCCTGGCCTCGGGCACACTCGTTCACCCGCTATGGCTCGCTCACTTTTAAAGGAATCCGGAAGTTCCTGAAGGCAGTTTTCCCGAGAGGATTAGAAGCCACCTGAGCTCCCTCGTGAATTATCAACGATGGTTGAGTTGGATTCTCCTGAGCCTATGCAATTGGGAAGTGCTAGGTTATCGGTTGGGGAACGCTCACGTAGGTTGAATTCCAATtgttgtctgtactgtggaggggcAGGACATTACATACCTACCTGCTCTGTTAGGAAACCTTTGTGTCTGGTGGGTACAAGTACTTtggtgagtcagactgggagttccCTAATTCCCATC is a window from the Oncorhynchus tshawytscha isolate Ot180627B linkage group LG03, Otsh_v2.0, whole genome shotgun sequence genome containing:
- the LOC112237020 gene encoding muscleblind-like protein 2a isoform X8 — encoded protein: MALNISSIRDTKWLTLEVCRQFQRGTCSRSDEECKFAHPPKSCQVENGRVIACFDSLKGRCSRENCKYLHPPSHLKTQLEINGRNNLIQQKTAAAMLAQQMHFMIPGTSMQPVPTFNMNQGLGTSPGLSYSPYLTPMTSMSHGMSLMPTEMLPSTPVMVPGSPGVTVQSSNSSSSSPSQKLLRTDKLEVCREFQRGNCARGETDCRFAHPSDSPMIDTSDNTVTVCMDYIKSRCSREKCKYFHPPAHLQAKIKASQHQVNQSAVAAQAAAAAMTQSTAKAMKRPLEATVDLAFPHGCLQPLPKRQALEKSNGASSFFNPSMLHYQQALANAQLQQTSAFYPTGSVFCMSPATGIDHPQVTYKKGTECQDAPLRGPKQPFCKYYFCSTRELQQPAC
- the LOC112237020 gene encoding muscleblind-like protein 2a isoform X12 is translated as MALNISSIRDTKWLTLEVCRQFQRGTCSRSDEECKFAHPPKSCQVENGRVIACFDSLKGRCSRENCKYLHPPSHLKTQLEINGRNNLIQQKTAAAMLAQQMHFMIPGTSMQPVVSYSYSVPTFNMNQGLGTSPGLSYSPYLTPMTSMSHGMSLMPTEMLPSTPVMVPGSPGVTVQSSNSSSSSPSQKLLRTDKLEVCREFQRGNCARGETDCRFAHPSDSPMIDTSDNTVTVCMDYIKSRCSREKCKYFHPPAHLQAKIKASQHQVNQSAVAAQAAAAAMTQSTAKAMKRPLEATVDLAFPHGCLQPLPKRQALEKSNGASSFFNPSMLHYQQALANAQLQQTSAFYPTVPMMYSATPATVSAATTPATSVPYAATAPANQIILK
- the LOC112237020 gene encoding muscleblind-like protein 2a isoform X15, with product MALNISSIRDTKWLTLEVCRQFQRGTCSRSDEECKFAHPPKSCQVENGRVIACFDSLKGRCSRENCKYLHPPSHLKTQLEINGRNNLIQQKTAAAMLAQQMHFMIPGTSMQPVVSYSYSVPTFNMNQGLGTSPGLSYSPYLTPMTSMSHGMSLMPTEMLPSTPVMVPGSPGVTVQSSNSSSSSPSQKLLRTDKLEVCREFQRGNCARGETDCRFAHPSDSPMIDTSDNTVTVCMDYIKSRCSREKCKYFHPPAHLQAKIKASQHQVNQSAVAAQAAAAAMAFPHGCLQPLPKRQALEKSNGASSFFNPSMLHYQQALANAQLQQTSAFYPTGSVFCMSPATGIVPMMYSATPATVSAATTPATSVPYAATAPANQIILK
- the LOC112237020 gene encoding muscleblind-like protein 2 isoform X22, which produces MALNISSIRDTKWLTLEVCRQFQRGTCSRSDEECKFAHPPKSCQVENGRVIACFDSLKGRCSRENCKYLHPPSHLKTQLEINGRNNLIQQKTAAAMLAQQMHFMIPGTSMQPVPTFNMNQGLGTSPGLSYSPYLTPMTSMSHGMSLMPTEMLPSTPVMVPGSPGVTVQSSNSSSSSPSQKLLRTDKLEVCREFQRGNCARGETDCRFAHPSDSPMIDTSDNTVTVCMDYIKSRCSREKCKYFHPPAHLQAKIKASQHQVNQSAVAAQAAAAAMAFPHGCLQPLPKRQALEKSNGASSFFNPSMLHYQQALANAQLQQTSAFYPTVPMMYSATPATVSAATTPATSVPYAATAPANQIILK